Sequence from the Vicinamibacteria bacterium genome:
CAAGCTGTGAAGAGAGGCAGAGCCCGCGGACGACGCTCGGACGTCGACCCGGTCCAGGTCCATAGTGCGCCTCGTACGCGAGTTGTGCCATCGCCAGCGAGAATGGCTCCGGAGATCTGCCGATTTGCACTGGTCCAGGGTCCACAGGTTCACAACCAACAACACTAATCAGACTCGCCGCCCGCGAGGTCGCGCGTAAGCGATGTGGGCGCCAGTTGCTTGACCTCGAGGTACCGCCCCCAGGGGTCGACCGCGCCCGATCCAAAACCCAGGACGCGAAGTGGCACCTCCGCCACGGTTAGGTCGGTGGGACCCGAGAGCCGGTCGAGCTCGTTCCACTCGACGGGCGCGGAGACCGGCGCGCTCTCACGGGCCCGGGTGGAGTAGGCGCCGACCGCGTTGGCCCCACGCACGTTCCGCAGGTAGTCGACGTAGACCTTCCCCTTCCGATGGGCCTTGGCCATGTTTGCGGTGAAGGTCTGCGGCTCCTCTCTCGCGAGCCGCAGCGCCACCGCACGGGTGAACTCCTCGAGCTCCTCCCACCCATGCTCCGGCTGGAGGGGTACGCATACGTGCAGGCCCTTGCCCCCCGTCGTCTTCACGAAGCTCTCCAGGCCGAGCTCGGTCAGGAGAGTCCGCACGCGCCGGGCCGCCGTAGCGACACGGGAGAAGGGCAGCGCTTCGTCGGGGTCGAGATCGAAGATCACCTGATCCGGCTCCTCGAGCCGGGCCACCCGCGAGTTCCAGGGATGGATCTCGAGGATCCCGGCCTGGGCCAGGGCCACGAGCCCCGGCACCGAGTCCACGAAGAGATACTCCTCGCCCTTTCCCGGGACCGCGAAGCGCCGCACCTGTGCCGGCGTCCAGAAGCCCGGGTGCTTCTGATAGAAGGTCTCGCCGCCGACCCCGTCCGGGCACCGCACGAGGGTAAGGGGGCGGCCCGCGAGGTGTGGCAGTACCCTGTCGGCAATCGACACGTAGTACAGGGCCAAATCGAGCTTCGTAAAGCCGAGGCTTGGGTAGTAGACGCGGTCCGGATGGGTCAAGCGCACGCCGAGGAGATCGACGACCTCCTCGCCACTCGTGGCGTGCGTGCGGTTGACGTGAAGCCGCAGCGCTTCCCAGGGCCGGCCCGCGGCCACGGTGTCGACTCCGCCGCCCTCGACCGTCCCCGGACGCTCGCGCACGACGTGGCGCGCCTCCCTGTCGTCGCGAAGCCCAAGGAACACCGGCTCTCGCATCCGGCCCTCGTCCGTCCACTGCGTGAACTCGACTTGGGCCACGAGGTCGGGCTCGACCCATTGCACGCCCCGCCGCAGCGGGCCAGGGACGCCCACGAGCGGCGACGTCTCTCGCCGCCGAACATCCAACCGATGCTGCAGGTCGGCGAGCAGCCGGTCGTTGAACCCGGAGCCGACCTTGCCGGCGTACACGAGCTCCCCGTCTTCGTGAAAGCCCACGAGGAGGGCCCCGATCGACCCCCGGCCGTCAGAGGACGCCGTGAAGCCCCCGATTACAACTTCTTGACTCAGTCGGCACTTCGCCTTCCGCCAATCTCCCCCGCGCCCCTCCCGATAGGGAGCGCCAGCCCGCTTGCTCACGACCCCCTCCAGGCCCGCCTTGAGCACGTTCTCGAAGAACTCGCGGCCCATTCCGCGCACGTGATCGCTGAACCGGAAGGCTGCGGGTGCCGATTCAAGAAGGCGTCGCAGGACCTCCTTGCGCTCGTCGAGCCGCACCTCCCGGAGGTCCCAGCCGTCGAGGTGCAGGAGGTCGAAGGCGAAATAGACGAGCGGTGTCCCTCCCTCGGCGCGGCGCTGCAGGGCCTGGAAGCTCGTCGCCCCGTTGGGCAGCACCGCGGCGACCTCGCCGTCGAGGAGTGCGGTTCCCACCGGCAGGCGGCCCACGGCACGGGCGACCTGCGGGAACTCCTTCGTCCAGTCCTTCCCGTTGCGGGAGATGAGGCGCACCTCCCCCTCTTCGATTCGCGCCACGATGCGATAGCCGTCGTGCTTGATCTCGTGAAGCCAGTCGTCGCCTGCCGGCGGCGCGTCGACCACCATCGCGAGAGCCAGGGGCTGAGTCTGGGGGAGCAGCCCGCGCACGGCGCCGGCGAGGGCCGCGAGGCGGAGGGACGCGCCTCCCTGTCCCTCGGCCGGCCCGCCGAGATTCATTTGCCCGTCCGAGCCGACGACCTTCGAGTGCCAGAGACGGTCCCGCTCGGCGGCCACCTCGGCAAGCCCGCGCCCCGACTCGACGCTCTCCGGGCGCGCGCTCACGATGTCCAGCTCGGCCGCCGCCCGCGCGTGCTCGTCTTTGTCTTTGATGAGGAGCCATGCCTTGGGGTCCTCCCCCTTCATGCGTACGAGCGCCCACCTGCCGGTGAGTTTCTCACCGTGGAGGTGGAACTTCAGCTCCCCCTTCTTGAGCGCAAGACCCGGCTCGAGCACGGGGGTCCATGTTCCGCGGTCCCAGAGCACGACTGCCCCCGCGCCGTATTCGCCCTCCGGGATAACCCCTTCAAAAGAGCCGTAGGCGACCGGGTGGTCCTCGACGCGCATGGCGAGCCGCTTGTCGCGCGGGTCGTAGGATGGACCCTTCGGCACCGCCCAGCTCAGGAGGACGCCATCGAGCTCCAGCCGAAAGTCATAGTGGAGGCGCGACGCCGCATGCTTCTGAATGCAGTACGAGTTGCCCCCGGTGGAACGTGGCTCCCCGGGCGGCTCGGGGGTCTTGGAGAAGTCGCGCTTCTTCTTGTAGTCCTCAAGCGCCATCCAGGGATAGCTTACGCCAGCTGCCACTGGAGAGGGCCCGTTCCCTTCCTCCGAGACTCCCCAATAGAGCTCCTCGTGACTCCCACGCACAGGGTTTCTTCATGCGCGCCGAGAGCTTCTACAATTCTCGCGAGGTACATCGGCCTGGATTGCTCGAGCCGAAGAATAGGGCTTCAGCGACACCCCAGTGGTACCCCAAACCCCTGGCGTTGAGCGCTGCGTCTGTAACTTGATTTATTGGTACGTCCCATAGGGCTCGAACCTATAACCCTCGGCTCCGGAGTTATCGCGCTGGGCCAACTGGGCTTTGACCGGAACAATGGGCAGCCGTCCAGGGGCTCGGCTGCAGGAGAGTGGTCCGTTCCGGTCGACGTGTACCGACCCTGACCTTGGCATCGCCTCTGGCCAACCAGCAAGAGCCCGGCTCGGATCCGGAAGTTCTCGCTGCCCAACGACTCGTCAATCACCGCAGGTCCACGATCGAGTCCAGCAAGGCCGGAAGAAGAGGGAATCGGACGATGTCTGAGCTTGCTGCACAGAACTACTGCTCCCCCCTGATGCGAAGCACGCCGAGCCGCTTCCGTCGGGGGGGAGGTCGGGAGCGTGCAGGTAGCGGCTGACTGTGTTACACCCAATAGCGCGCGGCGGAAGAGGGCGAGCGAGCGCCGATGCCCTCCGGAGCGCGATCGGGGATCTGACATGACCAGCCAGAACGAGCGCGGCGACAACGAGGCACCGGGGGACGCGGTTCCGGCAGCGCCCGCCACTTCCAACCCCGCCTTGGCGTCGCGGTTCCAGCAGATGTTTCCGGTCCTTTCCACGGCCGAGATCGATCGCGTCCGACGTTTCGGCGAGGTCAGGCGGTTCCCGGCCGGGGAGCTGCTGTTCCAGGCAGGAGAGGCCGTCCCCGGGATGTACGTGATCCTCTCCGGCCGGGTAGCGATCCTGCCACGCGATGCGCTGGGACAAGGAGTGCCGATGGCGGCCTTCGCGCAGCTCATCGGGGCCCCGGTCGAGGAAATGACGGAGGTGGTCCCGGGCGAGGTCATAGCCGAGATCGGACAGCTTTCTGGAAGGGCGGACCTGAGCGTGTTCGACGCCAGGGCGGTCGGTGACGTCGAGGCGATCGTCGTCCCGCCTGAGGCGCTCCGAGCGCTGCTGGTCGCCGAGGCCGAGCTTGGGGAGCGCATCCTGCGCGCGCTAATCCTCCGGCGCGCTGCGCTGATCGAGATCGGTTTCGGAGGTCCGGTACTCGTCGGGGCCCTCAAGTCCCCGGATGTGACGCGGCTGTCGCACTTCCTCGAACGTAACGCGATTCCCTTCCGGGTGGTCGATCCTGATGAGGACCGGGATGCTTCGTCACTGCTCGCGCGCTTCGCCCCGAAGCCGGGGGAGCTCCCGATTGTGGTCCTGTCGGACGGCACGGTGCTCAAGAACCCGCCGAAGCAGGAGCTGGCGCAGGCCCTGGGCTTGGTGGCGACGAGCTTCCGCTCCGAACCGTACGACGTGGCCATCGTCGGCGCAGGTCCAGCCGGGCTTGCGACCGCGGTCTACGGCGCGTCTGAGGGCCTGTCCGTCCTGGTGCTGGAAGCGCACGCGTTCGGAGGACAAGCCGGCGCCAGCGCGCGGATCGAGAACTACCTGGGCTTCCCCACCGGCGTCTCGGGGCTGGCACTGATGGGACGCGCCTTCACGCAAGCGCAGAAATTCGGGGCCGAGTTCAGCCTGTCCACCGAGGTCAAGCGACTGGACTGCATTTCGGAAAGTTCAGGTCCTGATCCAGTGCACATCCTCGAGCTTGCCGATGGCCGGCGGGTCCGGGCGCGCACGGTCGTGGTCGCCACCGGCGCGCGCTATCGCCGTCCGGAGATTCCGAACCTCGCGCAGTTCGAGGGCCGCGGCGTCTCCTACTGGGCCTCACCGGTCGAGGCCCGGCTGTGCCGCGAGGAGGACGTGGCCCTCCTGGGTGGAGGAAACTCGGCGGGCCAGGCCGCGGTGTTTCTCGCAAGCCACGCGCGCCACGTGCGCGTTCTGGTGCGCGGGCCAGGCCTGTCAAGCACGATGTCACGCTACCTCATCGATCGGATCCGGGCCGCCCCGAACATCGCGCTGCTCTGCGACACCGAAGTCGTGGAGCTCCTGGGTACGCCCGACAAGGGTCTGCAAGCCGTACGGTGGCGCAACCAGCGAACCGGTGCCGAGGAACAGCACGCCATCGCCCACCTGTTCCTCTTCACCGGCGCCGATCCGGCTGCGAGCTGGCTCGCC
This genomic interval carries:
- the ligD gene encoding DNA ligase D, which translates into the protein MALEDYKKKRDFSKTPEPPGEPRSTGGNSYCIQKHAASRLHYDFRLELDGVLLSWAVPKGPSYDPRDKRLAMRVEDHPVAYGSFEGVIPEGEYGAGAVVLWDRGTWTPVLEPGLALKKGELKFHLHGEKLTGRWALVRMKGEDPKAWLLIKDKDEHARAAAELDIVSARPESVESGRGLAEVAAERDRLWHSKVVGSDGQMNLGGPAEGQGGASLRLAALAGAVRGLLPQTQPLALAMVVDAPPAGDDWLHEIKHDGYRIVARIEEGEVRLISRNGKDWTKEFPQVARAVGRLPVGTALLDGEVAAVLPNGATSFQALQRRAEGGTPLVYFAFDLLHLDGWDLREVRLDERKEVLRRLLESAPAAFRFSDHVRGMGREFFENVLKAGLEGVVSKRAGAPYREGRGGDWRKAKCRLSQEVVIGGFTASSDGRGSIGALLVGFHEDGELVYAGKVGSGFNDRLLADLQHRLDVRRRETSPLVGVPGPLRRGVQWVEPDLVAQVEFTQWTDEGRMREPVFLGLRDDREARHVVRERPGTVEGGGVDTVAAGRPWEALRLHVNRTHATSGEEVVDLLGVRLTHPDRVYYPSLGFTKLDLALYYVSIADRVLPHLAGRPLTLVRCPDGVGGETFYQKHPGFWTPAQVRRFAVPGKGEEYLFVDSVPGLVALAQAGILEIHPWNSRVARLEEPDQVIFDLDPDEALPFSRVATAARRVRTLLTELGLESFVKTTGGKGLHVCVPLQPEHGWEELEEFTRAVALRLAREEPQTFTANMAKAHRKGKVYVDYLRNVRGANAVGAYSTRARESAPVSAPVEWNELDRLSGPTDLTVAEVPLRVLGFGSGAVDPWGRYLEVKQLAPTSLTRDLAGGESD
- a CDS encoding FAD-dependent oxidoreductase, giving the protein MTSQNERGDNEAPGDAVPAAPATSNPALASRFQQMFPVLSTAEIDRVRRFGEVRRFPAGELLFQAGEAVPGMYVILSGRVAILPRDALGQGVPMAAFAQLIGAPVEEMTEVVPGEVIAEIGQLSGRADLSVFDARAVGDVEAIVVPPEALRALLVAEAELGERILRALILRRAALIEIGFGGPVLVGALKSPDVTRLSHFLERNAIPFRVVDPDEDRDASSLLARFAPKPGELPIVVLSDGTVLKNPPKQELAQALGLVATSFRSEPYDVAIVGAGPAGLATAVYGASEGLSVLVLEAHAFGGQAGASARIENYLGFPTGVSGLALMGRAFTQAQKFGAEFSLSTEVKRLDCISESSGPDPVHILELADGRRVRARTVVVATGARYRRPEIPNLAQFEGRGVSYWASPVEARLCREEDVALLGGGNSAGQAAVFLASHARHVRVLVRGPGLSSTMSRYLIDRIRAAPNIALLCDTEVVELLGTPDKGLQAVRWRNQRTGAEEQHAIAHLFLFTGADPAASWLAGCGIPLDEKGFIRTGAEVGPTDRVPLPLETGVEGIFAVGDVRCDSVKRVGAAIGEGAAVVAQLHTFLARRGSAPTSATRATAP